Proteins found in one Fibrobacter sp. UWR4 genomic segment:
- a CDS encoding GSU2403 family nucleotidyltransferase fold protein produces the protein MEKSAETSFEEILHQLEQAGALRRLILVGSWCLLVYKHIYNDAPEIPALRTTDLDFLIREPKVNIPRIDVPSILENLGFTALNDIGSGLTKYEREDLEIEFLIAQMRGGDSVVKVPHLTVSAQMLRYMEIANGYSKPVNYKGITLSVPEISAFVLHKILIQPLRNNEAKKEKDAATINSLCELLAGQENLRTRTVEIFEKFPKTWRNKILSESKEKYPDMVRILGV, from the coding sequence TTGGAAAAGTCAGCAGAAACTAGTTTTGAAGAAATTCTCCACCAGCTAGAACAAGCCGGTGCATTACGAAGACTCATCCTTGTCGGTAGCTGGTGCCTACTGGTGTACAAACACATCTATAACGATGCTCCCGAAATCCCTGCGCTAAGAACAACCGACCTGGATTTTCTCATCAGGGAGCCGAAGGTCAATATTCCGCGAATCGATGTCCCTAGCATTTTGGAAAATCTCGGTTTCACGGCTCTTAATGACATAGGATCAGGTCTAACAAAGTATGAACGAGAAGATTTGGAAATAGAATTTCTGATAGCCCAAATGAGGGGTGGCGACAGCGTTGTCAAAGTTCCCCATTTGACCGTTTCTGCACAAATGCTGCGCTACATGGAAATCGCAAACGGTTATTCCAAGCCAGTCAACTACAAAGGGATTACTTTGAGTGTTCCAGAGATTTCGGCATTCGTTTTACACAAAATCCTAATCCAGCCTTTAAGAAATAACGAAGCCAAGAAAGAAAAAGACGCAGCAACAATCAACTCCCTGTGCGAGTTACTAGCTGGCCAAGAAAATCTGCGGACAAGAACTGTAGAGATATTTGAAAAGTTCCCCAAAACCTGGAGAAACAAG